A stretch of the Taeniopygia guttata chromosome 3, bTaeGut7.mat, whole genome shotgun sequence genome encodes the following:
- the LOC115494500 gene encoding calpain-2 catalytic subunit-like: MNSYEMRRALETAGLKLNCQLHQIIVARFADEDLVIDFDNFVCCLIRLKTLFMAVFYCHLSHWHQPETSTRA, translated from the exons ATGAACTCGTATGAGATGAGGAGGGCACTGGAAACAGCAG GGCTCAAACTGAACTGCCAGTTACATCAGATCATTGTGGCTCGTTTTGCTGATGAGGATCTCGTCATTGACTTTGACAATTTTGTGTGCTGTTTGATTCGGCTCAAAACCTTGTTCA TGGCTGTGTTTTACTGTCATTTGAGCCACTGGCATCAGCCTGAGACCTCAACAAGAGCATGA